The region TGGACCTGCCACACCTTAGTCAGGTCGTCGATCTCGGTTTGCTCGATCGGCTTTTTAATGGTGTTGCCGGCATTGTTGACGAGAATGTCGATCGGCCCGGCTTCCAAAAGCCCATCGACTAGACCTTGGGCGCCCGTGAAGTTAGTGACATCGAATACCCGCGCCGTAGCCATAGAACCAAGGGTCTCGCAGGCCTTCTCCACAATCTCCGCATTCATATCGAGAAGGACGACATCGGCCCCCGCCGCCACCAAGCAACGGGCAATGGAAAACCCCAGCCCGCGACCGCCTCCAGTAACCACGGCCCGTTGTCCCGCCAGGGAAAAAGCTTCCATCAAATCCATGATTCGGTTCCTCCAACCGTATTCGCCTCGTCAGAAAACGCGCCGCGAAGGCGCGTCGCTCCCGGGGACAGACCTGTCCGCCCCGTGCCCCGAATCGAGATTCCTCTTACCATTCCGCCACCGATCCATCGTCGTGCCGCCAAATCGGGTTTCGCCAGCGGTGACCTTCCCGTGCCCGTTCCACCACGTAGGCCTCGTTGATCTCGATCCCCAGACCGGACCCCTCGGGGATGGCAACGAAGCCGTTCTCGTAGGCGAAGACACTGGGGTCGCAGAGATAGTCCAGGACGTCGTTGGATGTGTTGTAATGAATCCCCAGACTTTGTTCCTGGATGAACGCGTTGTAGGCGGTGGCATCCACCTGCAGGCAAGCGGCAAGGGCGATCGGTCCAAGCGGGCAATGTGGCGCCAACGCGACGTCGTAGGCTTCGGCCATCGCCGCGATCTTCTTGCACTCGGTTATGCCGCCCGCATGAGACAAATCCGGCTGGATGATGTCGGCGACCCCTTCCGTTAGCAGTCGCCTGAAGTCCGAGCGCGTAAACAGGCGTTCGCCCGTGGCGATAGGGATGGGGGTCGCCCTGACGAGGTCCCGCAGTTGATCGAGATGCTCCGGCAAGACGGGCTCCTCGATAAAAAGGGGACGCAGAGGCTCCAGTTCATGCATCAAGACCTTGGCCATGGGCCTGTGCACCCGACCGTGGAAGTCTATGGCGATATCCAGATCCGAGCCGCAGGCGTCGCGCAAGGTGGCCACCCGCCCTACGGCGGCATCGATCTTCTTGTACGAATCGACGATTTGCAGTTCTTCGCAGCCATTCATTTTGACGGCTGTGAACCCCCGCCCCATGGCGTCCTTCGCCGCGGCGACGAGGTCGACCGGCCGATCACCGCCTATCCACGAGTAGACCCGGATCCGGTCGCGGCAGCGCCCGCCCATCAGCTCGTGAACGGCGGCCCCGTGATAACGGCCCTTGATATCCCACAGGGCCTGATCGATGCCGGCGATGGCGCTCATCAACACCGGGCCGCCGCGATAAAATCCCCCACGATAAAGGGCCTGCCAATGATCCTCGATGCGCAGCGGATCCTTGCCAACCAGGTAATCCGCCATTTCGCCAATGGCGGCCTCAACCGTATCGGCACGGCCCTCAACGACCGGCTCGCCCCACCCCGCCAAACCGGCATCGGTCTCGATCTTCAGAAACAACCATCGAGGCGGAACCTTCCACGTCCGAAGCCGCAAAATTCTCATGATGGTATAGGCCCTTG is a window of Shumkonia mesophila DNA encoding:
- the dgoD gene encoding galactonate dehydratase; amino-acid sequence: MRILRLRTWKVPPRWLFLKIETDAGLAGWGEPVVEGRADTVEAAIGEMADYLVGKDPLRIEDHWQALYRGGFYRGGPVLMSAIAGIDQALWDIKGRYHGAAVHELMGGRCRDRIRVYSWIGGDRPVDLVAAAKDAMGRGFTAVKMNGCEELQIVDSYKKIDAAVGRVATLRDACGSDLDIAIDFHGRVHRPMAKVLMHELEPLRPLFIEEPVLPEHLDQLRDLVRATPIPIATGERLFTRSDFRRLLTEGVADIIQPDLSHAGGITECKKIAAMAEAYDVALAPHCPLGPIALAACLQVDATAYNAFIQEQSLGIHYNTSNDVLDYLCDPSVFAYENGFVAIPEGSGLGIEINEAYVVERAREGHRWRNPIWRHDDGSVAEW